One Hyla sarda isolate aHylSar1 chromosome 11, aHylSar1.hap1, whole genome shotgun sequence genomic window carries:
- the FBXO33 gene encoding F-box only protein 33 isoform X2: MALCGDVGASSLPSELVVHIFSFLPAPDRLRASAACSHWRECLFYPALWPELRLSLRVSLAERPRLEFLMRKCGCFVRELRVEFAAENYLSGSAEAGGSSPPSCSAQDTGDGDGQPSGRWLEVLRTYLELVLCVLSSIRGNRNLQKLSLFGDISILQQNGSITSTYLNKVDPGGKKMQQIQQLFDEILANSRQLRWLSCGFMLEIVTPTSLASLSNPVAGTIEHLSLLDNHTSANTTLVTAIELERFVNLRSLALDFCDFTAEMTRVLANNTHVPLHRLSLLVHNTSLKSRTLDKMPEDEDWIALTRNSANLRVYMMAFDVKSDDMLRILKPSIPLERIHFDSYITCVSGAVVDLISRQYDTFLTHFILMNDVNDMSGFPDLSDNRNEDPLVLLAWRCMRLSLLAIHETARRGGSLLWPTLASITILCTSKEKSRKR, encoded by the exons ATGGCTCTGTGCGGGGATGTGGGAGCCTCGTCCCTCCCCAGCGAGCTGGTCGTGCACATCTTCTCGTTCCTCCCGGCCCCGGACCGGTTGCGGGCCTCGGCTGCCTGCTCGCACTGGCGGGAGTGTCTCTTCTACCCCGCGCTGTGGCCGGAGCTGCGGCTGAGCCTGCGGGTGTCCCTGGCCGAGCGGCCGCGCCTCGAGTTCCTGATGCGGAAGTGCGGCTGCTTCGTGCGGGAGCTGCGGGTGGAGTTCGCGGCCGAGAATTATCTGTCCGGATCGGCCGAGGCCGGCggctcctctcccccctcctgctCCGCGCAGGACACCGGGGACGGGGACGGACAACCCTCGGGGAGGTGGCTGGAGGTGCTGAGGACCTACCTGGAGCTGGTGCTGTGTGTGCTGAGCAGTATCCGGGGCAACCG gaatcttcAGAAGTTGAGTCTCTTCGGGGACATCAGTATTTTGCAGCAGAACGGCTCCATAACAAGTACTTACCTAAATAAGGTGGATCCGGGCGGCAAAAAGATGCAGCA GATTCAGCAGTTGTTCGACGAGATCCTGGCGAACAGCCGGCAGCTGAGGTGGCTTTCCTGCGGATTTATGCTGGAGATCGTGACGCCAACCTCGCTGGCGTCCTTGTCTAATCCGGTGGCCGGCACCATAGAGCACCTGAGCTTACTGGACAACCACACCTCGGCCAACACCACCCTGGTGACGGCCATCGAACTCGAGCGCTTTGTCAACCTTCGCTCTCTGGCCCTGGACTTCTGCGACTTTACGGCAGAAATGACGCGAGTGTTGGCGAACAATACCCACGTGCCTTTGCATCGACTCTCGCTCCTGGTCCATAACACTTCGCTCAAGAGCCGGACCCTGGACAAGATGCCGGAGGACGAGGACTGGATCGCCTTGACGCGGAACAGCGCCAACCTGCGCGTGTATATGATGGCGTTCGACGTGAAGAGCGATGACATGTTGAGAATACTGAAGCCCAGCATACCGCTGGAGAGGATTCACTTCGACAGCTACATCACGTGCGTGTCCGGGGCGGTGGTGGACCTCATCTCCCGGCAGTACGACACATTCCTCACACACTTCATCCTCATGAACGACGTCAACGACATGTCCGGGTTCCCCGACCTCAGTGACAATAGGAACGAAGACCCTCTGGTTCTCTTGGCGTGGAGGTGCATGAGGCTGTCCCTGCTGGCTATCCATG